The following is a genomic window from Bordetella sp. H567.
ACCGTACGCGAGCTGGAACGCAAACTGCTGTCGAACCGCGGCTACGACGTCGCCGTGGCGGTCGACGGCATGGACGGCTGGAACATGGCACGGGCGCAGCACTTCGACCTGGTCGTCACCGACGTCGATATGCCACGCATGGACGGCATCGAACTGGTCACGCTGATCCGCAAGGATCCACGCCTGCAGTCCATGCACGTGATGGTCGTGTCGTACAAGGACCGCCCGGAAGACCGCCAGCGCGGACTGGATGCCGGCGCGGACTACTACCTGGGCAAGAGCAGCTTCCACGACGACGCGCTGCTGGACGCCGTCGAGGATCTCATCGGACGGGCGGGCACGTGAAAATAGGCATCGTCAACGACAAACCGGCGGCGGTGGAAGTGATCCGGCAGGCGCTGGCCGGCGACCCCGACCTGCAGGTTGCCTGGGTGGCGTCCGATGGCGCCGAGGCCGTGCAGCGATGCGCGGCGGCGCGGCCCGACATCGTCCTGATGGAGCTGGCGATGCCCGTCATGGACGGCAGCGAAGCGACGCGCCGCATCATGGCCGATACGCCCTGCGCCATCATCATCGTCGCCACCGACGTCGAGCGCCACACGGCCTGCGTCTTCAATGCCATGGGCCATGGCGCCCTGGACGCGATCGAAATCCCGGCCCTGGCCGACCAGGACCCGCGCGCAGCAGCGGCGCCGCTGCTGCGCAAGATCCGCAACGCGGGATGGCTGATCGGCGCCTACGATCGCCAGCGTCCGGCCACGCGCATACCCGCCGAACCGGCGCCCCCAGGGCAGGGGCAGTTGGTGGCCATAGGCGCCAGCGCGGGCGGGCCGCCTTCGCTGGCCGTGCTGCTGAAGGCGCTGCCCGCCGGTTTTCCCGCCGGGATCGTGCTCGTGCAGCACGTGGACGCCACCTTCGCGCAGGACATGGCGCGCTGGCTGGACGAACAGATCGACATGCCGGTGCGCCTGGCGCTGGCGGGCGACAGGCCGCAGCCCCGTACGGTGCTGCTCGCGGGTACCAACGACCATCTGGTGCTGATGCGCGATGGCACCTTGAACTACACCAAGCACCCCGTGGAAGGCCTGTACCGCCCGTCCATCGACGTCTTCTTCAACAGCGTAGCGCGCCACTGGCGCGGCGACGCCGCGGGGGTACTATTGACCGGCATGGGCAGGGACGGCGCGTTGGGCCTGAAGGCCATGCGCGACAGCGGCTTTTTCACCATCGCCCAGGACCGCGCCACCAGCGCCGTCTACGGCATGCCCAAGGCCGCGGCGGAACTCGGGGCCGCCATGGAAATCACGCCATTGCCCCAGATCGCCGACAGCCTCTCGGCCCGTTTCGCGCGCAAGCCGGCCTGACAGCAAAGGACACAACATGGAACCTGTCATCGACTACGTGGCCGGCCTCGACAATAAACCCCAAAACGCGATGGTCCTGCTGGTGGACGACCAGATCATGGTGGGCGAAGCCGTGCGCCGCGCGCTGGCCGGCGAACCGAACATCGATTTCCATTTCTGCCCGGACGCGCAGGAAGCGCTGAACGTCGCCACCCAGACGCGCCCTACCGTCATCCTGCAGGACCTGGTGCTGCCCGGCGTCGACGGCCTGACGCTGGTGCGTGCCTACCGGGCGAATCCCGCGACGCGTGACATCCCCATCATCGTGCTGTCTTCCAAGGAAGACGCGCAGGTCAAGAGCGCGGCCTTCAGCGCGGGCGCCAACGATTACCTGGTCAAGCTGCCGGACACCATCGAACTGGTGGCGCGCATCCGCTACCACTCGCGTTCCTACCTGGCGATGCAGCAGCGCGACGAGGCTTACCAGGCCCTGCGGCAGAGCCAGCAGCAGCTGATGGAAATCAACCTGGAACTGCGCCGCCTGACGAATTCCGACGGCCTGACGGGCCTGTCCAACCGGCGCTATTTCGACAGCTACCTGAGCGCGGAATGGAAACGGGCGATGCGCGAGCAAACCGAGATCAGCATGCTGATGATCGACGTCGACCACTTCAAGAGCTACAACGACGCCTATGGCCACATGGCGGGCGACGAGGTGCTGAAGAAGGTGGCGCACACCATCGCCAGCTGCTGCGACCGCTCCACGGACCTGTCGGCGCGCTTCGGCGGCGAGGAATTCACCGTGGTGCTGCCCGGCACGCCGCTGTCCGGCGCGCGCCAGGTGGCGGAGAAAATCCGCCGCTCCATCGAAGGCCTGCATATCCCGCACCGGGATTCGGTCACGTCGGAATGGCTGACCGTCAGCGTCGGCATCGCCACCCTGGTGCCCGACCGGCCGGACCGCTACACGCAGATCATCGATGCGGCCGACCGCGGCCTGTACAACGCCAAGCGCCAGGGACGCAACCGCGTGATGGCCCGCTCGGACGCGTGAATCAATCGTCCTCGGCACCGAACCAGTCGGGGCTGCGCGCCCGTATGGGTTCGAAGGACATCGTCAATTCCCGCAGGTGGTGGCCCATGGCGGCCTGCGCGGCCTGCGGGTCGCCGTCGCGCAGCGCCTGGAAGATCGCCTGGTGCTGGTCGATCAGCATCTCCAGCGGCGACACTTCGGCCAGGCTCAGGTAGCGCACCCGGTCCATATTGGCCTTGATGTTCTCGATCGTCTGCCATACCGCGGGGCACTCCGCCGCCCCAGCGATCGCCTGGTGAAAGGCATCGTCCAGGTCCAGGAAGGCGGCGGTATCGTTGTCGCGCGCGGCCTGGCGCTGGCGCTCCAGCAATTCCTCCATGGCCCGCAACTGCAAGGCCGTGACGCGCTGCGCGGCGCGCCCGGCCACCGCGACCTCGACGGCTTCGCGAATGAAGCGGCCGTCTTCCACGCGCTTGGGCGAGATCTTCATCACGAAGGTGCCACGCTGCGGCCGCACCTGGACGAGGCCCGCCTCGCCCAGCTTGATGAAGGCTTCGCGCACCGGCTGGCGCGACACCCCGAGGCGCTCGGACAGGTCCTTTTCAGAGAGCGGCGATCCCGGCGGAAAGATGCCCTTGACGATGGCCTCGCGCAGCATGCGGTATATCCGCTGGTTCACCGGCCCATGCGTATCCGGGGGCAGCGGCAGCGCCGCCACCCCGCCGTCCGCTCTCTTGCGCGCCACCGCCATGGGCTTGTCCTCGTTCGTCTTACGGCCAGGCCCGAGTATATCGCCGGGACGTGTCCGCGCCGGCACGGCGCCGGGGCAAGGCTGTCTAGGGCCTGTTAACAGGCTCTAACGATGGCCCCAATCGTTCAGGTCGGTACCGCCGCGCCGTGCCGGCGCGGTCTCGGGCAGCAGGCGCAGCGCCAGCAGCGATGCGATACCCAGCGCCAGCATATAGGCCGCCAGCCCCCCATAATGGCCACCGCTGGCCTGGATGATTTTCACCGCGACCAGCCCCAGTATGCCGCTGCCGATCAGCGCTCCGATCTGCCAGATCAGCGCGATGCCGCTGCAGCGCACGCGGGTGGGGAACATTTCGGGGAACATGGAGGCCTGCGGCGCATAGCACAGCGCATGGCCCACCGACAGGACCAGGATCATGGCCAGGTGCGTCAACAGGCGATCGCCGCTGTTCAGCATCAGGAAGAACGGCACCACCATGACGATCTGCACCAGCGCGCCCGCCATGTAGACGGGACGGCGGCCGAAACGGTCGGACAGCAGGCCGGCGACGGGAATGGTGAACAGCTCCAGCCCCACGGCCAGCAGGATGCCTTGCAGCAGCCAGGCGTCGTTCAGGTGGTTAGCCTTGCCGTAGGCCAGCACGATGGTGCTGTACATCGCGAAGGCGCAGGCTTCCACCAGCTTGGCGAATACGCCCTTGGTGATGATGCCGGGATAGCTGCGCAGTACCTCGGCCACCGGCCGCGATTCCACCGCCTTGGTCTTGCGGATTTCGTCGAAGACCGGCGATTCGTCGATCCGCAGCCGCACGTACAGGCCGATGATCACCAGCACCAGGCTCAACAGGAAGGGAATGCGCCAGCCCCAGTCCAGCAACTGCGATTCGCTGAGCGTGGACGTCAGCAGCGCGAACAGGCCGGCCGGGATCAGGAAGCCCGCGGGGGCGCCCAGTTGCACCCAGCTGGCGTAGAAGCCGCGGCGCGCGCGCGGCGCGTACTCCGCGGTCATGAGCACCGCGCCCGCCTGTTCACCCCCCACCCCGAAGCCCTGCAGGATGCGGATCAATACCAGCGCCAGCGGCGCCCAGAAGCCGATGCGCGCATAGGTCGGCATCAGGCCGATGACGAAAGTGCCCAGGCCCACGATCAGGATGGTCACCACCAGGGCCTTCTTGCGGCCCAGCTTGTCGCCGAAGTGGCCGAACACGATGCCGCCGATGGGCCGTGCCAGGAAGCCGACCGCGTAGGTGGCGAATGCCGCCACGGTGCCGACCATGGGATCGGAGCTGGGAAAGAACAGCTTGCCGAAGAACAGCACGGCCGCGGTGGCATAGACGAAGAAATCGTAGTATTCGGCGGCGGTGCCGATGGTCGAGGCCACGGCGGCCCGCCGCAGCATGCCTTCGGGGCGCTCGCCTTGGCCCACGGCGCGGGCTTCGCTGGTAAGGGTGCTCATGTCTGCTCCACTTCCTTCTGTTTTTCACGTGCGGCCGCGCCGGCGGCCGCATCGGGCTATGCGCCGGCCGCGCCTGACGATCCAGGCGCGCGCCGGTCTACCAATTCCACAAGGTGCCGTCGTCCAGGCGGGCCACCGGCAGATAGGCCGGGTCGTACGGGTACCTGGCGGCAAGCTTCTCGTCGATGTCCACGCCCAATCCGGGGGCGTCGCCGGGATGCATGCCGCCCTTGCTGAATTCCCAGGCATGGGGGAACACATCCAGCGCCTCCGGCGGGTAGCCCATGTACTCCTGCACGCCGAAGTTGGGCACCCACAGGTCGAAATGCAGCGCGGCGCCCATGCAGACCGGAGACAGGTCGGACGGGCCGTGGCAGCCCGTGCGGACCTGGTACAACGCGGCGAAATCGGCGATGCGGCGCAGGTGGGTGATGCCGCCCGCGTGGGTCAGCGTCGCGCGGATGTAATCGATGAGCTGTTCTTCGATCAGCTGCTTGCAGTCCCAGATACTGTTGAACACCTCGCCGACCGCGATGGGCGTGACGGTATGCCGGCGAATCAGGCGGAAGGCCTCCTGGTTCTCGGCCGGCGTGGGGTCTTCCATCCAGAACAGGCGATAGGGTTCCACCGATTTCCCCAGCCGGGCGGCCTCGATCGGCGTCAGGCGGTGGTGCACATCGTGCAGCAGGTGGGTATCGAAGCCGAAACGGTCGCGCACCGCCTCGAACAGCCGGGGAATGAAATCCAGGTATTTTTCGCTGGACCAGGACTGTTCCTCGGGCCAGCCCTTGGTGGCGGGCTCGTAGGCGCCGCCGTGCTTGGTGACCCCGTAGACGGATTTCATGCCCGGCACGCCGCACTGGATCCGTATGGCCTGGTAGCCCTGGTCCACGTGCTCGGCGTACTTGTCCAGCGCTTCTTCCAGATCGCGGCCGGTCGCATGGCCGTACACCATCACGCGCTCGCGCGATGCCCCGCCCAGCAGCTGGTACAGGGGCATGCCGGCCATCTTCGCCTTGATATCCCATAGCGCCATATCGACCGCGGCAATCGCCGACATGGTGACCGGCCCGCGGCGCCAGTAGGCGCCCTTGTACAGGTATTGCCAGGTATCTTCGATATTGCGCGGATCGCGACCGATCAACACAGGGCAGACGTGGTCCTTCAGGTAGGACGCCACGGCAAGCTCGCGGCCGTTCAGCGTGGCGTCGCCCACGCCATGCACGCCCTGGTCCGTGACCAGCTTCAAGGTGACGAAGTTGCGGCCGGGACAGGTGACGATGACCTCGGCATGGGTAATTTTCATGGCGGTTCCGGCTTGATCGACTTGACCTTGGATACTACCATACCAGATATGAAACTCGACATGAACGCCGCCCTTCCCCGTCTGGCACCGGACCGCCTGCCCAGCCTGGGCGCCTACCTGCCTGCCCTGCCCTGGACGCAGCCGCGCGTGGGCATCGTCCACCTGGGCCTGGGCAATTTCCATCGTGCACACCAGGCGATGTACACCGAGGACGCCATGCTGGCCGCCGGCGGCGACTGGGGCATCTGCGGCGTATCCCTGCGCCGGCCCGATACGCGCGACGCGCTGGCGCCGCAGGACTGCCTGTACAGCGTGCTGGTGCGCGACGCGAGCGGCCAGCGGGTGCGCGTCGTGCGCGCGCTGCGGCGTATCCTGGTGGCAACGGAAGACACGGACGCGGTGCTGGCCGCCTTGCGCGATCCCGGCGTGCGTATCGTGACGCTGACGGTGACGGAAAAAGGCTATTGCCTGGATCCCCGGACGGGCGGACTGGACCTGGGCCATCCCCTGATCGTCCATGACCTGGCGGACCCGGCGCATCCGCAAAGCGTGCCGGGCTACCTGGCGGCGGCCCTGCGGGCGCGGCGCGAGCACCCCTTCACGGTACTGTCCTGCGACAACCTGGCGCACAACGGCGCGGCCCTGCGCCGCGTGGTGGTCGACTACGCACGGGTGCTGGACCCGGAGCTGGCGGACTGGATCGCGCGCGCCGTGGCCTTCCCCTCGACCATGGTGGACCGCATCGTGCCCGCCACGACGGATGCCGACCGCCAGGCGGCCGCCGAGGCGCTGGGCTGCGTCGACGCCTGGCCCGTACCGGCGGAAAGCTTCCGGCAATGGGTCATCGAAGACCGCTTCCCCGCCGGACGTCCGGCCTGGGAACAGGCCGGCGCGCTACTGGTGGACGATGTCACGCCCTACGAGACGGCGAAGCTGCGCATGCTGAACGGCATCCATTCCACCTTGGCCTACCTGGCGCTGCTGGCCGACATCGAGACGGTCGACCACGCCGCCGGCCAGCCCGACCTGCGGGCGCTGCTGCATCGGATGATGACGGACGACATCGCGCCGACCCTGACGGTGCCCCCCAGTTTCGACAGGGCCCGCTATCGAGACGAGCTGCTGGCGCGTTTCGCCAACCCGGCGCTGAAGCACCGCTGCATCCAGATCGCCATGGACGGCAGCCAGAAGCTGCCCCCGCGCCTGTTGGGCACGATCTCGGATCGCCTGCGCGACGGCCAGGCGGTGGACCGGCTGGCGCTGGGCATCGCGGCCTGGATGCGCTTCCTGTCGGGCCGGTCGGAAGGCGGCGCGGCGCTGGAGCTCAACGACCCGATGGCGGCGCGCCTGCGCGCGCTGGCCGCGCCCGGCGCGCACGATCCGGTCGCGGGCTTGCTCGGGCTGCACGAGATTTTCCCGCCGACATTGGCCGAGGACGTCCGCTTCGCGGGCGCGGTGCGGCGTGCGTACGATGCGCTGGGGCGCCAGGGCGCGCTGGCCACGGCGCGCCGCTACGCGGCGTTGTAGCGGATGCGGCTATAAAAAGCGGTCCAGCAGCTTGCGGCTGTGCTTGTCCAGCGCGCGCATGTCGCCGACCAGGTAATGGATGCCGTGGCTGTCGGCGATCAACAGCGCCTGGCCACCGAGCCGCCGGATATCTTCCTCGCCACGCAGCACGAAGGACGTCGCGCCACGATCGGTCTGGACATTCCAGGTGCAGGGCGTCGCATAGCCGGACACGGCAACGATGCGCTGGATGCGTGGCATGAATTCGCGCGCGCTCAGCGCTTCCTGCACCAGCGTGCGCATGGACGGCGGCAGGTCGTCCACCCGGTCGATCCAGGCCACCTCGTGGCCGGACGGGTCCACCAGGGAACAGCCGCCGTCCGGCGCCGATATCGGAAAGGCACGCACCGGCACGACGCCGTCGACGCTCGCGCCGTCCGGCCCCAGGTACACCAGCCTGCCGTGGGCGTTGCGCTGCAGGGCGAAATCAGGTTTCGGCGACGAGGTCGTCATCGTCATCCTCCTCGCTGGAACGTGCTTCCGCGTCGGCCTCGGCCTGCCGGGCCTGCGCCTGGTAAAGCGCGTGATACGCGCCGCCCGCCGCCATCAGCTGCTCGTGATTGCCTTGCTCGACGATGCGGCCGCGATCCAGGACCACCAGCCGGTCCGCCTTGCGCAGCGTGCTTAGCCGGTGCGCGATGGCGATGGTCGTGCGGCCGCGCACCAGATTGTCCAGGGCTTTCTGGATTTCCTTTTCGGTGGCGGTATCCACCGACGAGGTGGCCTCGTCCAGGATCAGGATGCGCGGGTCGATCAGTAGCGCCCGCGCGATGGAAATGCGCTGGCGCTCGCCGCCGGACAAGGCCTGCCCGCGTTCGCCGACCAGCGAATCGTAGCCGTGCGGCAGCCGCAGGATGAACTCGTGCGCGTGCGCTGCCCGCGCCGCCGCGACGATCTCCTCGCGCGTCGCCTCGGGCTTGCCATAGGCGATGTTCTCGGCGATCGTGCCGAAGAACAGGAAAGGCTCCTGCAGCACCAGGCCGATGTTGCGCCGGTACTGCGCGATGCTCATGGTGCGGATGTCGATGCCGTCCACCAGGATGGCACCCTCGGTCACGTCGTAGAAGCGGCAGATCAGGTTGATCAGCGTGCTCTTGCCCGAACCGCTGTGGCCCACCAGCCCCACCATCGTGCCGGGCTCGATGGACAGGTCCAGCCCGTGCATGACCGACCGGTTGCCATAGCGGAATCCCACGTCGCGCAGTTCGATGCGGCCGCGCAGGCGACCCACCGGCACCGGGTTGCGCGGTTCCGGCACGCTGGACACATGGTCCAGGATATCGAAGATGCGCTTGGCGCCCGCCGCCGCCTTCTGCGTCACCGACACGATGCGGCTCATCGAATCCAGGCGCGTATAGAAGCGGCCGATATAGGCCAGGAAGGCCGCCAGCACGCCCACCGTGATCTCGTGCCGCGACACCTGCCAGATACCGTAGATCCACACCACCAGCAGGCCGATCTCGGTCAGCAGCGTCACGGTCGGCGAAAACAGCGCCCAGATGGTATTGACCCGATCGTTGACGTCCAGGTTGCGCTGGTTGGCCTCGCGGAAGCGGCGCACTTCGCGCTTTTCCTGGGCGAAGGCCTTGACCACGCGTATGCCGGGGATCGTGTCGGCGAGCACGTTGGTGATTTCCGACCACACCCGGTCCACTTTCTCGAAGCCATGGCGCAGGTGGTCGCGCACCGCGTGGATCATCCAGCCGATGAACGGCAGGGGCACCAGCGTCACCAGCGCCAGCCAGGGATTGATGGAAATCAGGATCGCCGCCGTCATCACGATCATCAGCACGTCGGTCGCGAAGTCCAGCAGGTGCAGCGACAGGAAGATGCAGATGCGGTCGGTCTCGCTGCCGATGCGCGCGATCAGGTCTCCCGTGCGCTTGCCGCCGAAATAGGCCAGCGACAGGTGATGCATGTGCTCGTAGGTGGTCGTGCGCAGGTCCGCGCCGATGCGTTCGCTGACCCACGCCAGGATATACGTGCGGCCCCAACCTAGGCCCCAGGCCAGCAGCGCCGAGGCGAACAGGCCCGACAGGTACATCACCACGCGGCCATGGTCGATGGGCGCGCCGTTCTGGAAGGGAATCAGCACCTCGTCCATCAAGGGCATGGTCAGGTACGGCGCGACCAGCGTCGCGGCGGTCGCCAGCAGGGTCAGCACGAAGCCGATGATCAGCGGCAGCTGGTAGGGAACGGCGAAGCGCCACAGGCGCAGCAAGGCCCAGGTGGCGGGCGGTTCGGGCGTCGGCGGATTGCAGGCGGGGCAGACGTCCTGCTCTGCGGTAAGCGGCTCAAGACAGGTGGCGCACTGGCGGTCCGAGGATGCGCCCGGGCTGGACAGGCCGCGCAGGGCGTCGCGCTGGCGCATATAGGCGTCGCGCAGCCGCAGCGCGGCCGGATTCCGCCCCAGCGTGTAGCGCCATACGGCCAATCGCGCCTCGGGCCCATGCAATTCCAGCGCCCCGGCGCCGGCGTGGTCGGAAACCGTTACGCTTTCACTCGCTTCGTAAGGCCAGCGGCGCCATTGGTCGTCGCCCGGCTCGCGGGCGACGATCGCCCGGTCGGTCACGAAAACCAGGCCGTTGCGGAACTTCAGTGCCGCATCGAGGTCTAGCGCCAACCAGGCGAGCAATATCTCGCCCTCACCCAGCTGGGCGACCATGTCGGCGTGCCAGTCACCTGGCAGGGCAGCTGCGTCCGGGACGAAGTCTAAAACGGGTTTCTTCATGGAAAACGTATTCACAGCCGCGGCGGAACCAGCAGGCCGGGACCCCGATTTCGGCGCGAAGCTGAAAACGTGTTCCTTCCTTGCAACACACCGGACGTCATGGATAGAATCCGCGTCGCCGCCTGCTTACCGATATTTCTATAATCGGCGGCATGCACAGAGCATCCTGGCACCGACGAAACGCGCACCGTATACCTACACGGGATAACCACGAACCGCCCAAAGCCCAGGAATTTCTTCCGTTCGCCATCGGAATTTTCGGCAAATTAGAACATGAAAAAGAAAGACATTGAATTTCTCGATGTCGTGGCTTTGCGCGGCCCGAACATCTGGACATACCGCCCCGTGCTGGAAGCCTGGGTGGATATCGGCGAACTGGAGGATTATCCCTCCAACACGATTCCCGGTTTTTACGAGCGCCTGTCGACGTGGTTGCCGACACTGATCGAGCATCGCTGCAGCCCCGGCGTGCGCGGGGGGTTCCTGCAGCGCCTGCGCGAGGGCACCTGGCCGGCCCATATCCTGGAGCACGTCACGCTCGAATTGCAGAATCTGGCCGGCCTGCCGGGCGGCTTCGGCAAGGCCCGTGAAACGGCCACCCGGGGCATCTACAAGGTGATCGTGCGGGCTTGGCACGAAGACGTCACCCGCGCCGCGCTCGGCGAGGCGCGCGACCTGGTCATGGCGGCCATGGAAGACCGCCCCTTCGACGTCGACGCCACCGTCGCGCGGCTGCGCCGCATGGTGGACCGCCATTGCCTGGGCCCCAGCACGGCCTGCATCGTCGATGCCGCGGACGACCGGGACATCCCCTATATCCGCCTGTTCGAAGGCAACCTGGTGCAGATGGGATACGGCGCGCGCCAGCGCCGCATCTGGACGGCCGAAACCGACCGCACCAGCGCCATCGCCGAAGGGATCTCGCGCGACAAGGACCTGACCAAGCGCCTGCTGGCCGAATGCGGCGTGCCGGTGCCCGAAGGCCGCCTGGTCGAGTCGGAGGACGCGGCCTGGGAAGCGGCGCAGGACATTGGCCTGCCGGTGGTCGTCAAGCCCTACGACGGCAATCACGGCCGCGGCGTCTTCACCAACCTGAACAGCCATGAAGAGGTCAAGGCGGCCTATGCCGTGGCCCAGGAAGAAGGCAGCGGCGTCCTGGTCGAACGCTTCGTATCCGGCAACGAACACCGCCTGCTGGTCGTCGGCGATCGCATGGTGGCCGCCGCGCGCGGGGAGCCTGCGTGGATCGTCGGCGATGGCGAGCACACCGTCGAAGACCTGATCGAGCTGCAGATCAACACCGATCCGCGGCGCGGCAGCGGCGAGGACTGCCCGCTGAACAAGGTCAGGCTGGATTCCGCCGCCCGGCTGGAAATCGCCCGCCAGGGCTTGGCCGCCGACAGCGTGCCCCCGGCCGGCCGGGAAGTGATGATCCAGCGCAACGGCAACGTGGCCTTCGACGTCACGGATCTGGTCCATCCCGAGGTCGCCCACGCCGTCACGCTGGCGGCGCGCATCGTCGGCCTGGATGTCGCCGGCGTGGACCTGGTGGCGGAGGACATCTCCCGCCCGCTGGAGGAACAGCGCGGCGCCATCGTGGAAGTCAATGCGGGCCCGGGCTTGCTCATGCACTTGAAGCCGGCCGACGGCAAGCCACGCCCCGTGGGCAAGGCCATCATCGATTACCTGTTCCCCGACGGCGAGGACGGTCGCATTCCGGTCGTCGGCGTCACGGGCACCAACGGCAAGACCGTGGTGGCGCGGTTGACGGCGCGCCTGCTGCAGCTGTGGGGCCGGCATGTCGGCCTGGCGTGCAGCGAAGGCCTGTACTTCAACCAGCGCCAGGTCGAACGAGGCGATCGCGGCGACTGGGCCACGGGCCGGCGCGTCCTGCTGAACCGCTCCGTCGATGCGGCCGTCATCGAAAACAGCAGCACCGTCATCCTGCGCCAGGGCCTGGCCTACGACCGCTGCCAGGTCGGCATCGTGACCAATATCGACGAAGGCGACCATCTGGGCGAACACGACATCCGCGACCTGGACGGCATGTACAACGTCCTGCGCACGCAGGTCGACGTGGTGCTGCCCACCGGTACCGCGGTGCTGAACGCGCGCGACGAGCGCGTGGTCGAGATGGCCGCGCTATGCGACGGCGACGTGGTGTTCTTCGGCATCGACCCGGGCCTGCCCGCCATCGCATCGCACGTGGCATCGGGCAAGCGCGCGGTCTTCGTGCGCGACGGCCACGTCGTGCTGGCCGACGGCAGCCGCGAAACCCGCATCACCGAGCTGGGGGCCATCCCCCTGACCGAAGAGGGACGCGTGCTCTTCCAGATCGAAAACGTGCTGGCGGCGGTCGGCGCGGCCTGGGCCCTGGGCGTCCCGGCGGACATCATCCGTGTCGGCGTCGAGACCTTCGATATCGATCGCGCGGACGCGCCGTGGCAATTCACGGCGGTCGACCGCAAGGACGCGACCGTGGTCGTGGACGGGGCACACAACCTGTCCGCGCTGCGCGCGCTGGTGGCCGCCGCGGAGCGCTTCCCGGCGCGCCGGCGCCGCATCGTCTACGGCGCCGGCAAGGACCGCCGCGACCAGGACCTGCTGGACCAGGGCGCCCTGCTGGGTGCCTCCTTCGACCAGGTGGTGCTGTACGACGACACGACCGTGCCGAGCGCGCGTCCGGTCGGCCAGGCGCGCGGCCTGTTGCGCGCCGGCGCGCAGCAAGGCGGGCGCGCCACGTCCATCGTGGACGAGCCGGACCACGCCACGGCGATGCGCACGGTGCTGGACAGCGTGCGTCCCGGCGATTTCATCATCATGCAGTGCGACGAGGGCAGCGCCGAAGCTTCGCTTCATATGCTGCGACTCTGGATCGAGCAGAACTAAGGACTATGCCGCCGCCGTCCCGGCGATCCGGCCGACAGGAATACCGCATGGAAGTCTCCCGCATACGCGCACTGCGCGGCCCCAACCTGTGGAGCCGCAATACCGCCATCGAAGCCATCGTCGCCTGTGACGACCTCGAATGCTCCATCGATCAGTTGCCCCCCCTGGAACCGCGCCTGCGCGCGCGCTTTCCGCAGCTGGGGCTGCTGCGTCCCGAAGGTGACGAAGGGACGGTGTCGATGGCCCACGTGCTGGAACGCGTGGCGCTGCTGCTGCAGGCCCATGCGGGCTGTCGGGTCACCTTCAGCCGCACCGCGGCCACGATAGAGCCGGGCGTGTTCCAGGTCGTCGTCGAATACACCGAGGAAGCCGTCGGCCGGCTGGCGCTGGAGCTGGCCGAACAACTATGCGTGGCCGCGCGCGAAGACACCGCTTTCGACCTGGCCAACGCCCTGCACCGCCTGCGCGAACTGGACGAGGACATCCGCCTGGGTCCCAGCACCGGCTCCATCGTCCATGCCGCCGTCACGCGCAATATCCCGTATCGCCGCCTGACGCAAGGCAGCATGGTGCAGTTCGGCTGGGGATCGCGGCAACGCCGTATCCAGGCGGCCGAGACCGACCGCACCAATGCCATTTCCGAATCCATCGCGCAGGACAAGGACCTGACGAAGATGCTGCTGGACGCCGCCGGCGTGCCGGTGCCGTTCGGGCGCACGGTATCCAGCGCGGAGGACGCCTGGGCCGCGGCCCAGGAACTGGGCGGCCCCGTCGTGGTCAAGCCCCGCGACGGCAGCCAGGGGCGTGGCGTCGCGGTCAACATCGAAACGCGCGAGCGGGTCACGGCCGCCTATG
Proteins encoded in this region:
- a CDS encoding mannitol dehydrogenase family protein — protein: MNAALPRLAPDRLPSLGAYLPALPWTQPRVGIVHLGLGNFHRAHQAMYTEDAMLAAGGDWGICGVSLRRPDTRDALAPQDCLYSVLVRDASGQRVRVVRALRRILVATEDTDAVLAALRDPGVRIVTLTVTEKGYCLDPRTGGLDLGHPLIVHDLADPAHPQSVPGYLAAALRARREHPFTVLSCDNLAHNGAALRRVVVDYARVLDPELADWIARAVAFPSTMVDRIVPATTDADRQAAAEALGCVDAWPVPAESFRQWVIEDRFPAGRPAWEQAGALLVDDVTPYETAKLRMLNGIHSTLAYLALLADIETVDHAAGQPDLRALLHRMMTDDIAPTLTVPPSFDRARYRDELLARFANPALKHRCIQIAMDGSQKLPPRLLGTISDRLRDGQAVDRLALGIAAWMRFLSGRSEGGAALELNDPMAARLRALAAPGAHDPVAGLLGLHEIFPPTLAEDVRFAGAVRRAYDALGRQGALATARRYAAL
- a CDS encoding cyanophycin metabolism-associated DUF1854 family protein, with translation MTTSSPKPDFALQRNAHGRLVYLGPDGASVDGVVPVRAFPISAPDGGCSLVDPSGHEVAWIDRVDDLPPSMRTLVQEALSAREFMPRIQRIVAVSGYATPCTWNVQTDRGATSFVLRGEEDIRRLGGQALLIADSHGIHYLVGDMRALDKHSRKLLDRFL
- a CDS encoding cyanophycin metabolism-associated ABC transporter, which encodes MKKPVLDFVPDAAALPGDWHADMVAQLGEGEILLAWLALDLDAALKFRNGLVFVTDRAIVAREPGDDQWRRWPYEASESVTVSDHAGAGALELHGPEARLAVWRYTLGRNPAALRLRDAYMRQRDALRGLSSPGASSDRQCATCLEPLTAEQDVCPACNPPTPEPPATWALLRLWRFAVPYQLPLIIGFVLTLLATAATLVAPYLTMPLMDEVLIPFQNGAPIDHGRVVMYLSGLFASALLAWGLGWGRTYILAWVSERIGADLRTTTYEHMHHLSLAYFGGKRTGDLIARIGSETDRICIFLSLHLLDFATDVLMIVMTAAILISINPWLALVTLVPLPFIGWMIHAVRDHLRHGFEKVDRVWSEITNVLADTIPGIRVVKAFAQEKREVRRFREANQRNLDVNDRVNTIWALFSPTVTLLTEIGLLVVWIYGIWQVSRHEITVGVLAAFLAYIGRFYTRLDSMSRIVSVTQKAAAGAKRIFDILDHVSSVPEPRNPVPVGRLRGRIELRDVGFRYGNRSVMHGLDLSIEPGTMVGLVGHSGSGKSTLINLICRFYDVTEGAILVDGIDIRTMSIAQYRRNIGLVLQEPFLFFGTIAENIAYGKPEATREEIVAAARAAHAHEFILRLPHGYDSLVGERGQALSGGERQRISIARALLIDPRILILDEATSSVDTATEKEIQKALDNLVRGRTTIAIAHRLSTLRKADRLVVLDRGRIVEQGNHEQLMAAGGAYHALYQAQARQAEADAEARSSEEDDDDDLVAET